One Stenotrophomonas maltophilia DNA window includes the following coding sequences:
- a CDS encoding TonB-dependent receptor — protein sequence MIGALLATGPVLAQDAPTAGRSASPTNLDSIKVTARKREETLQEVPVAVTAFTSEALDRMNVQDISDLDAQVPNLTIYAARGASSTVTAYIRGIGQSDPTWGADPGVGIYLDDVYIARPQGALLDVFDVSRIEVLRGPQGTLYGKNTIGGAIKYISRGLPTQTEGFAQITVGNYSQLDAKAAIGGPIGGADSGLRARVAVASMNHDGFGENTFNGQPVSDKQINAARLNVGAYAGDDFDVQFALDWIDDQSGMRGSKMLAPNPFLRAYPPMDSRYDIRSGMRNLNNVETKGASATVNWRPNEDIAVKYVVAKRESDSEANIDFDTTPVKLADVGGTYHDDQVSNEVQLNYDAGGRVRGVVGLYQFSGEAGGQIQNNYFSAQFADNQGKVLTDSIALYADWTFDLTSKLKLDVGARYTDEDKRAIVLNRLYADPGFSRPVAVTADFDKKTNFKNVSPKVSLDYQITPDIMVYGLATRGFKSGGYNIRANAVAVPRSAEPFDDETVDSYEVGSKMAFLDQRLFLNLSAFYNKYKDIQLSVFTGLDTNGDGIDDSFFGDFTNAGAGTVKGLEVEYQYLPSQHWLISGNLAWLDTKYDEYMDRGVNVAKQMKFTNAPEFSGAFNVEYRTELANGSNLSARVSYSYQSEVWPTTDLSPVIKQDGYGLVNAGVIWRLDDAWTFSLQGTNLTDKEYRTTGYNIPAVGTLIGFYGPPRQYSLSVRYDF from the coding sequence ATGATCGGCGCGCTGCTGGCCACGGGGCCGGTACTGGCACAGGACGCGCCTACAGCAGGCAGATCCGCTTCGCCGACCAACCTGGACAGCATCAAGGTCACCGCGCGCAAGCGCGAGGAGACCCTGCAGGAAGTGCCGGTGGCAGTCACCGCCTTTACCTCGGAGGCGCTGGACAGGATGAATGTCCAGGACATCAGCGACCTGGACGCGCAGGTGCCGAACCTGACCATCTACGCGGCGCGCGGCGCCAGCAGCACGGTCACCGCCTACATCCGCGGCATCGGCCAGTCCGACCCCACCTGGGGCGCGGACCCGGGCGTGGGCATCTATCTGGATGACGTCTACATCGCGCGCCCGCAGGGCGCCCTGCTGGACGTGTTCGATGTCTCACGCATCGAAGTGCTGCGCGGCCCGCAGGGCACGCTCTACGGCAAGAACACCATCGGCGGCGCGATCAAGTACATCTCGCGCGGCCTGCCGACCCAGACCGAGGGCTTCGCCCAGATCACCGTGGGCAACTACAGCCAGCTGGATGCAAAAGCGGCCATCGGCGGCCCGATTGGTGGTGCCGACAGTGGCCTGCGCGCCCGCGTGGCGGTGGCCAGCATGAACCACGACGGGTTTGGCGAGAACACCTTCAACGGCCAACCGGTCAGCGACAAGCAGATCAATGCCGCACGACTGAACGTCGGCGCGTATGCGGGCGACGACTTCGACGTGCAGTTCGCGCTGGACTGGATCGACGACCAGTCCGGCATGCGCGGCTCGAAGATGCTGGCGCCCAATCCGTTCCTGCGCGCCTACCCTCCGATGGACAGCCGCTACGACATCCGCTCGGGCATGCGCAACCTCAACAACGTGGAAACCAAGGGCGCTTCGGCCACGGTGAACTGGCGGCCGAACGAGGATATCGCGGTGAAGTACGTGGTGGCCAAGCGTGAGTCGGACAGCGAAGCCAACATCGACTTCGATACCACGCCGGTCAAGCTGGCCGACGTGGGTGGCACCTATCACGACGACCAGGTCAGCAACGAAGTGCAGTTGAACTACGACGCCGGCGGCCGCGTGCGCGGCGTGGTCGGCCTGTACCAGTTCAGTGGCGAGGCCGGTGGTCAGATCCAGAACAACTACTTCAGCGCCCAGTTCGCCGACAACCAGGGCAAGGTGCTGACCGACAGCATCGCGCTGTATGCGGACTGGACCTTCGACCTGACCAGCAAGCTGAAGCTCGATGTCGGTGCCCGCTACACCGACGAGGACAAGCGCGCGATCGTGCTCAACCGCCTGTACGCCGACCCGGGCTTCAGCAGGCCGGTGGCGGTGACCGCGGACTTCGACAAGAAGACCAACTTCAAGAACGTCTCGCCCAAGGTCTCGCTGGACTACCAGATCACCCCGGACATCATGGTCTACGGTCTGGCCACGCGTGGCTTCAAGTCAGGCGGTTACAACATCCGCGCCAACGCCGTGGCGGTGCCGCGCTCGGCCGAGCCGTTCGACGACGAGACCGTGGACAGTTACGAAGTCGGCAGCAAGATGGCCTTCCTCGACCAGCGCCTGTTCCTCAATCTGTCGGCCTTCTACAACAAGTACAAGGACATCCAGCTGTCGGTGTTCACCGGCCTGGATACCAATGGCGATGGCATCGACGATTCGTTCTTCGGCGACTTCACCAATGCCGGCGCGGGCACGGTCAAGGGCCTGGAAGTCGAATACCAGTATCTGCCCAGCCAGCACTGGCTGATCTCCGGCAACCTGGCCTGGCTGGACACCAAGTACGACGAGTACATGGACCGTGGCGTCAATGTGGCCAAGCAGATGAAATTCACCAATGCGCCGGAATTCTCGGGTGCATTCAACGTGGAGTACCGCACCGAGCTGGCCAATGGCAGCAATCTGTCGGCACGGGTGAGCTACAGCTACCAGAGCGAGGTGTGGCCGACCACCGACCTGAGCCCGGTGATCAAGCAGGATGGCTACGGCCTGGTCAATGCCGGCGTCATCTGGCGCCTGGATGATGCGTGGACCTTCTCGCTGCAGGGCACCAACCTGACTGACAAGGAATACCGCACCACCGGCTACAACATTCCCGCAGTCGGCACGCTGATTGGCTTCTATGGCCCGCCGCGCCAATATAGCCTCAGCGTCCGTTACGATTTCTAG
- a CDS encoding extracellular catalytic domain type 1 short-chain-length polyhydroxyalkanoate depolymerase, with protein MKSGIDSIKVVLLVLCSWLAMAGSAVAAGPAGHWDIGLYGNLFGAREYQVWVPAGYDDSQPLPLLLVLHGCVTGPNLMGEASGFNDVADTEGFIVVYPRQNVTSNPARCWNWQLPINQARDSGEASILAGIVDRVKADYSVDPHRVYVTGISAGGAMTSIMLACYSDVFAAGAIHSGGMFKGATTISGSAYALLAGSIYSPDSNGRLAWQCSGSPSPRPLPVLVFHGSADLTVNPVNGQQAVRQFLQTNDLADDALDNDSVKYVPTSTYHGQVPGGRAYTVDTYAYGGRTLVQHYVVQGMGHAWSGSQSGLPFTDPKGPDATLITWLFLKDYQR; from the coding sequence ATGAAATCCGGAATCGATTCGATCAAGGTGGTACTGCTGGTGTTGTGCAGTTGGCTGGCGATGGCGGGCAGCGCTGTTGCCGCTGGCCCGGCCGGGCATTGGGATATCGGCCTGTACGGCAATCTGTTCGGCGCCCGCGAGTACCAGGTGTGGGTGCCGGCCGGCTACGACGACAGCCAGCCGCTGCCGCTGCTGCTGGTGCTGCATGGCTGCGTGACCGGGCCGAACCTGATGGGCGAGGCGTCGGGTTTCAATGATGTGGCCGACACAGAAGGGTTCATCGTGGTCTACCCCCGGCAGAACGTCACCTCCAATCCGGCACGCTGCTGGAACTGGCAGTTGCCGATCAACCAGGCGCGCGACAGCGGCGAGGCTTCGATCCTGGCCGGCATCGTGGACAGGGTGAAGGCGGACTACAGCGTGGATCCGCACCGGGTCTATGTCACCGGCATTTCCGCGGGCGGCGCGATGACCTCGATCATGCTGGCCTGCTATTCGGATGTGTTCGCTGCCGGCGCCATCCACTCCGGCGGCATGTTCAAGGGTGCGACCACGATTTCCGGTAGCGCCTATGCGTTGCTGGCCGGCAGCATCTATTCGCCGGACAGCAATGGCCGTCTTGCCTGGCAGTGCTCGGGATCGCCGTCGCCGCGACCGCTGCCGGTGCTAGTGTTCCACGGCAGCGCCGACCTCACCGTCAATCCGGTGAACGGCCAGCAGGCCGTGCGCCAGTTCCTGCAGACCAATGATCTGGCCGACGACGCCCTGGACAACGACTCGGTGAAGTACGTGCCGACCAGCACCTATCACGGCCAGGTGCCGGGTGGGCGTGCGTATACAGTGGATACCTACGCCTACGGTGGCAGGACGCTGGTGCAGCACTATGTGGTGCAGGGCATGGGCCATGCGTGGAGCGGCAGCCAGTCCGGCCTGCCGTTCACCGATCCAAAGGGGCCGGATGCCACGCTGATCACCTGGTTGTTCCTGAAGGACTACCAGCGCTGA